A stretch of the Medicago truncatula cultivar Jemalong A17 chromosome 5, MtrunA17r5.0-ANR, whole genome shotgun sequence genome encodes the following:
- the LOC11410981 gene encoding probable polyamine transporter At1g31830 isoform X1: MKLRTTAYNRQQGFSAMAMGEFTGTGSEYVTVGEVPSPRANHMRKLSVLPLVFLIFYEVSGGPFGVEDTVKAAGPLLALLGFFVFPFIWSVPEALITAEMGTMFPENSGYVVWVSSALGPFWGFQQGWMKWLSGVIDNALYPVLFLDYLKSAVPAVGGGLPRVFATWGLTIVLTYLNYRGLTIVGLVAVCLGIFSLLPFVFMGFLSIPDMKPERWFVETNLNDVDWNLYLNTLFWNLNYWDSISTLAGEVENPKKNLPKGLFYALILVVVAYFFPLLIGTGAVPVQRELWTDGYFSEIAMIIGGVWLRWWLQAAAAMSNMGMFVAEMSSDSYQLLGMAERGMLPEFFTKRSRHGTPLIGILFSASGVILLSWLSFQEIVAAENFLYCIGMILEFIAFILLKIKHPNAPRPYKVPGGTAGAIIMCIPPTILICVVLAFSSLKVFLISIVAMAIGIVMQPCLKFMEKKRWMKFSHSPELPDFVNGEDTQSLVQ; the protein is encoded by the exons ATG AAATTGAGGACTACAGCATATAATAGACAACAAGGTTTTAGTGCAATGGCAATGGGGGAGTTCACCGGGACCGGGAGCGAGTACGTGACCGTAGGTGAAGTGCCTTCCCCAAGAGCAAATCACATGAGGAAACTTTCAGTTCTACCACTTGTTTTTCTCATCTTCTATGAGGTATCGGGTGGACCTTTTGGTGTTGAGGATACTGTGAAAGCAGCGGGTCCTTTGTTAGCTTTACttggattttttgtttttcctttcatATGGAGTGTTCCTGAAGCTTTGATTACTGCTGAAATGGGTACCATGTTCCCTGAAAATAGTGGTTACGTTGTTTGGGTTTCGTCTGCTTTAGGTCCTTTTTGGGGGTTTCAGCAGGGTTGGATGAAATGGCTTAGTGGCGTGATTGATAATGCTTTGTATCCTGTTCTATTTCTTGATTATCTTAAGTCAGCGGTTCCGGCGGTAGGTGGTGGTTTACCTAGAGTATTTGCAACGTGGGGTTTGACTATAGTTCTTACTTATTTGAACTATAGGGGTTTAACCATTGTTGGACTTGTTGCTGTTTGTTTAGGGATTTTCTCGCTTCTCCCATTTGTTTTCATGGGGTTTTTGTCGATTCCAGACATGAAACCTGAAAGATGGTTTGTTGAGACAAACCTAAATGACGTTGATTGGAATTTATATTTGAATACGCTGTTTTGGAATCTAAATTATTGGGACTCCATAAGTACTCTTGCTGGTGAAGTTGAAAATCCCAAGAAAAATCTTCCCAAAGGTTTGTTTTATGCTTTGATCCTGGTTGTTGTGGCGTACTTCTTTCCTCTTCTGATTGGTACCGGTGCTGTTCCGGTTCAGCGCGAGTTGTGGACTGACGGGTATTTCTCTGAAATTGCTATGATCATTGGAGGAGTGTGGTTGAGATGGTGGCTTCAGGCTGCAGCTGCAATGTCAAACATGGGAATGTTCGTTGCCGAAATGAGCAGCGACTCTTACCAGCTTCTAGGAATGGCTGAGAGGGGAATGTTGCCAGAGTTTTTCACCAAGAGGTCTCGTCACGGAACGCCTCTTATAGGGATTCTTTTTTCAGCCTCTGGTGTAATTCTACTATCATGGCTTAGTTTTCAAGAAATTGTAGCTGCAGAGAATTTCTTGTACTGTATTGGGATGATTCTGGAGTTCATTGCATTCATATTGTTGAAGATCAAACACCCGAATGCCCCTCGGCCTTACAAGGTACCAGGCGGAACGGCCGGAGCAATTATTATGTGCATCCCTCCTACAATTTTGATCTGTGTGGTATTAGCTTTCTCTTCCCTCAAAGTATTTCTTATAAGCATCGTTGCTATGGCAATTGGTATTGTGATGCAGCCTTGTCTCAAATTTATGGAGAAAAAGAGATGGATGAAGTTCTCACACAGTCCTGAGCTACCTGATTTTGTCAATGGAGAGGACACTCAATCTTTGGTGCAATAA
- the LOC11410981 gene encoding probable polyamine transporter At1g31830 isoform X2 — translation MAMGEFTGTGSEYVTVGEVPSPRANHMRKLSVLPLVFLIFYEVSGGPFGVEDTVKAAGPLLALLGFFVFPFIWSVPEALITAEMGTMFPENSGYVVWVSSALGPFWGFQQGWMKWLSGVIDNALYPVLFLDYLKSAVPAVGGGLPRVFATWGLTIVLTYLNYRGLTIVGLVAVCLGIFSLLPFVFMGFLSIPDMKPERWFVETNLNDVDWNLYLNTLFWNLNYWDSISTLAGEVENPKKNLPKGLFYALILVVVAYFFPLLIGTGAVPVQRELWTDGYFSEIAMIIGGVWLRWWLQAAAAMSNMGMFVAEMSSDSYQLLGMAERGMLPEFFTKRSRHGTPLIGILFSASGVILLSWLSFQEIVAAENFLYCIGMILEFIAFILLKIKHPNAPRPYKVPGGTAGAIIMCIPPTILICVVLAFSSLKVFLISIVAMAIGIVMQPCLKFMEKKRWMKFSHSPELPDFVNGEDTQSLVQ, via the coding sequence ATGGCAATGGGGGAGTTCACCGGGACCGGGAGCGAGTACGTGACCGTAGGTGAAGTGCCTTCCCCAAGAGCAAATCACATGAGGAAACTTTCAGTTCTACCACTTGTTTTTCTCATCTTCTATGAGGTATCGGGTGGACCTTTTGGTGTTGAGGATACTGTGAAAGCAGCGGGTCCTTTGTTAGCTTTACttggattttttgtttttcctttcatATGGAGTGTTCCTGAAGCTTTGATTACTGCTGAAATGGGTACCATGTTCCCTGAAAATAGTGGTTACGTTGTTTGGGTTTCGTCTGCTTTAGGTCCTTTTTGGGGGTTTCAGCAGGGTTGGATGAAATGGCTTAGTGGCGTGATTGATAATGCTTTGTATCCTGTTCTATTTCTTGATTATCTTAAGTCAGCGGTTCCGGCGGTAGGTGGTGGTTTACCTAGAGTATTTGCAACGTGGGGTTTGACTATAGTTCTTACTTATTTGAACTATAGGGGTTTAACCATTGTTGGACTTGTTGCTGTTTGTTTAGGGATTTTCTCGCTTCTCCCATTTGTTTTCATGGGGTTTTTGTCGATTCCAGACATGAAACCTGAAAGATGGTTTGTTGAGACAAACCTAAATGACGTTGATTGGAATTTATATTTGAATACGCTGTTTTGGAATCTAAATTATTGGGACTCCATAAGTACTCTTGCTGGTGAAGTTGAAAATCCCAAGAAAAATCTTCCCAAAGGTTTGTTTTATGCTTTGATCCTGGTTGTTGTGGCGTACTTCTTTCCTCTTCTGATTGGTACCGGTGCTGTTCCGGTTCAGCGCGAGTTGTGGACTGACGGGTATTTCTCTGAAATTGCTATGATCATTGGAGGAGTGTGGTTGAGATGGTGGCTTCAGGCTGCAGCTGCAATGTCAAACATGGGAATGTTCGTTGCCGAAATGAGCAGCGACTCTTACCAGCTTCTAGGAATGGCTGAGAGGGGAATGTTGCCAGAGTTTTTCACCAAGAGGTCTCGTCACGGAACGCCTCTTATAGGGATTCTTTTTTCAGCCTCTGGTGTAATTCTACTATCATGGCTTAGTTTTCAAGAAATTGTAGCTGCAGAGAATTTCTTGTACTGTATTGGGATGATTCTGGAGTTCATTGCATTCATATTGTTGAAGATCAAACACCCGAATGCCCCTCGGCCTTACAAGGTACCAGGCGGAACGGCCGGAGCAATTATTATGTGCATCCCTCCTACAATTTTGATCTGTGTGGTATTAGCTTTCTCTTCCCTCAAAGTATTTCTTATAAGCATCGTTGCTATGGCAATTGGTATTGTGATGCAGCCTTGTCTCAAATTTATGGAGAAAAAGAGATGGATGAAGTTCTCACACAGTCCTGAGCTACCTGATTTTGTCAATGGAGAGGACACTCAATCTTTGGTGCAATAA
- the LOC11416582 gene encoding uncharacterized protein isoform X2 — protein MKKRGRKPKVSDLLKSPSPSPIASPVESSPKSALFTRTASTSKGVKRVAAALTTTPSPPRTTHKAQNNISDLKSLASSTIDELKRRIDRSHSEILKDLEASHSRLHKRFKSQGCQQAMDEAEKDYKKLSERITESREAMKASYEEFMAEAQATANRACKTSINELSQKYEKAIDSLRNRHGISSN, from the exons ATGAAGAAGAGAGGAAGAAAACCCAAAGTTTCCGATCTCCTCAAATCACCGTCACCGTCGCCAATAGCTTCTCCGGTGGAAAGTTCACCGAAATCAGCACTCTTCACGAGAACCGCTTCCACTTCCAAAGGCGTGAAGAGAGTAGCCGCCGCTCTTACCACCACCCCTTCTCCGCCACGCACCACTCACAAAGCTCAGAACAACATCTCCGATCTCAAAAGCCTCGCGTCTTCAACTATCGACGAACTCAAACGCCGCATCGATCGTTCTCACTCTGAGATTCTCAAAGATCTCGAAGCTTCTCATTCTCGTCTTCACAAGCGTTTCAAG AGTCAAGGATGCCAGCAAGCGATGGATGAAGCTGAGAAGGATTACAAGAAGTTGTCTGAGCGGATTACTGAAAGTCGAGAGGCGATGAAG GCTTCTTATGAAGAGTTTATGGCTGAGGCACAGGCTACTGCAAATCGTG CATGCAAAACTTCTATAAATGAGCTTTCGCAGAAGTATGAGAAGGCTATTGATTCTCTTCGAAACCGTCATGGGATTTCATCAAACTAG
- the LOC11416582 gene encoding uncharacterized protein isoform X1 has protein sequence MKKRGRKPKVSDLLKSPSPSPIASPVESSPKSALFTRTASTSKGVKRVAAALTTTPSPPRTTHKAQNNISDLKSLASSTIDELKRRIDRSHSEILKDLEASHSRLHKRFKMQSQGCQQAMDEAEKDYKKLSERITESREAMKASYEEFMAEAQATANRACKTSINELSQKYEKAIDSLRNRHGISSN, from the exons ATGAAGAAGAGAGGAAGAAAACCCAAAGTTTCCGATCTCCTCAAATCACCGTCACCGTCGCCAATAGCTTCTCCGGTGGAAAGTTCACCGAAATCAGCACTCTTCACGAGAACCGCTTCCACTTCCAAAGGCGTGAAGAGAGTAGCCGCCGCTCTTACCACCACCCCTTCTCCGCCACGCACCACTCACAAAGCTCAGAACAACATCTCCGATCTCAAAAGCCTCGCGTCTTCAACTATCGACGAACTCAAACGCCGCATCGATCGTTCTCACTCTGAGATTCTCAAAGATCTCGAAGCTTCTCATTCTCGTCTTCACAAGCGTTTCAAG ATGCAGAGTCAAGGATGCCAGCAAGCGATGGATGAAGCTGAGAAGGATTACAAGAAGTTGTCTGAGCGGATTACTGAAAGTCGAGAGGCGATGAAG GCTTCTTATGAAGAGTTTATGGCTGAGGCACAGGCTACTGCAAATCGTG CATGCAAAACTTCTATAAATGAGCTTTCGCAGAAGTATGAGAAGGCTATTGATTCTCTTCGAAACCGTCATGGGATTTCATCAAACTAG
- the LOC11426321 gene encoding 26S proteasome non-ATPase regulatory subunit 10, translating into MGKPNPQKSGTGGDLHAAARSGDLIAVQSILISNPLAVNSRDKHSRTPLHLAAFSGQTEVVSYLCKNKADVGASAMDDMAAIHFAAQKGHLEVVRALVSAGASFKASTRKGVTPLHFAVQGSHLELVKYLSKKGASLTIKTKAGKTPLDLATNDEVRAFLEGFEKSAKNGESKNEDKTEGSDPKENEESDPKAAEESDPKASSSLGSEGNLSCEPPAASVDEESGEKEKRKGNEDDARENSSHPKKARVQLSHLQSSDDVQEEETL; encoded by the exons ATGGGTAAACCAAATCCACAGAAATCGGGTACCGGCGGCGACCTTCACGCGGCGGCAAGGTCCGGTGATCTGATAGCAGTTCAGtcaattttgatttcaaatcCTCTGGCCGTCAATTCCAGAGATAAGCACTCTAGAACACC ACTACATTTAGCAGCATTTTCTGGGCAAACAGAAGTAGTCAGTTACCTCTGCAAGAACAAGGCTGATGTCGGTGCTTCTGCTATGGATGATATGGCCGCAATACACTTCGCGGCACAGAAGGGACATTTAGAAGTTGTTCGAGCTCTGGTTTCAGCTGGTGCCTCTTTCAAAGCCTCTACTCGGAAAGGTGTGACTCCATTACATTTTGCTGTTCAAGGTTCCCATCTGGAACTTGTCAAGTACTTATCCAAGAAAGGGGCAAGTCTCACTATCAAGACAAAGGCAGGAAAGACCCCGTTGGATCTTGCTACCAATGATGAAGTCCGCGCCTTTCTAGAGGGATTTGAAAAGTCAGCTAAGAATGGAGAGTCGAAGAACGAAGATAAAACTGAAGGTTCTGATCcaaaagaaaacgaagaatccGATCCAAAAGCAGCTGAAGAATCTGATCCAAAGGCATCGTCCTCTTTAGGATCCGAAGGTAATTTGAGTTGCGAACCTCCTGCAGCTTCTGTTGATGAAGAAAGTGgtgagaaagagaagaggaagGGTAATGAAGATGATGCAAGGGAAAACTCTTCACATCCGAAAAAGGCGAGAGTTCAACTAAGCCATCTCCAAAGTTCAGATGATGTCCAAGAAGAAGAGACCCTGTAG
- the LOC11415592 gene encoding protein NPG1 — protein sequence MESSGEHERFSVREVHANGSRMAASEVEAKLDEGNIQEAESALREGLSLNFEEARALLGKLEYQRGNVEGALRVFDGIDLHAAIQRLQPSFSEKSPVKKGRTRTESPSSVSQHAATLVLEAIYLKAKSQQKLGKFAEAANDCKRILDAVEKIFYQGIPDFQVDGKLQEIVSHAVELLPELWKQGGCYDEAISAYRRALLSQWNLDNDCCSRIQKSFVVFLLYSGVEASPPSLAVQVDGSYVPKNNLEEAILLLMILIRKFGHGKIKWDPSIMEHLTFALSVCSQTSVLAMQFEDLMPGVYHRIDRWNSLALCHCAAGQNVSALNLLRKSLHKHERPDDLTSLLLAAKICSENTCLAGEGVGHAQRAIKNAHGPNEHLKGVALRMLGLCLGKQAKVASSDFERSRFQSKALESLEEGTRLEKNNSDLIFELAVQYAEHRNLTSALRSARHFFNETGGSVVKAWILLALILSAQQRFPEAEVVTDAALDQTVRWEQGPLLKLKAKLKISQSKPMDAIETYRYLLALVQAQRKSFGSFQISSKVEDDKVNEFDIWHGLANLYASLSRWKDAEICLQKARELKEYSVEILRTEGILFEGHGQNQEALNAAINAILLEPNHVPSKILMSALIHKIGSKALPAAARSMLSDALRIEPTNPMAWYYLGLIHKHDGRMGDAADCFQAASMLEEFDPIESFSTIL from the exons ATGGAGTCCTCCGGTGAGCATGAAAGGTTTTCGGTTAGAGAGGTTCATGCCAATGGAAGTCGCATGGCCGCATCAGAAGTTGAGGCTAAGCTTGATGAAGGAAATATTCAAGAAGCGGAATCTGCGTTGCGAGAAGGGTTGTCACTCAATTTTGAG GAAGCAAGGGCTCTTCTTGGGAAGTTGGAGTATCAGAGAGGTAATGTAGAAGGTGCTCTTCGTGTCTTTGATGGGATCGATCTCCATGCTGCCATCCAACGGTTGCAACCCTCGTTTTCTGAAAAATCGCCTGTCAAAAAAGGTCGTACTCGCACAGAATCACCTTCTTCAGTCTCTCAGCATGCTGCTACTTTGGTGCTTGAAGCTATCTACTTAAAAGCCAAGTCCCAACAAAAACTGGGGAAATTTGCtg AAGCTGCTAATGACTGTAAACGTATTCTTGATGCTGTTGAGAAGATATTTTATCAGGGCATACCTGATTTTCAAGTGGATGGTAAACTGCAAGAGATAGTCAGCCATGCAGTAGAGCTCCTTCCAGAGCTTTGGAAACAAGGAGGTTGCTATGACGAGGCAATCTCTGCTTATCGGCGTGCCCTTCTTAGTCAATGGAACCTTGATAATGATTGCTGTTCAAGAATTCAgaaatcatttgttgtttttctGCTGTATAGTGGTGTGGAGGCAAGTCCACCTAGTTTAGCAGTTCAGGTTGATGGTTCTTATGTGCCTAAAAATAATCTCGAAGAGGCCATTTTGCTTTTAATGATTCTTATAAGAAAGTTTGGTCATGGTAAGATAAAATGGGATCCTTCAATCATGGAGCACCTAACTTTTGCACTTTCCGTATGTAGCCAAACTTCCGTTTTAGCAATGCAATTTGAAGACTTGATGCCTGGAGTATACCATCGTATCGATCGTTGGAATTCTTTAGCTTTATGTCATTGTGCTGCCGGACAAAATGTCAGTGCTTTGAATCTGCTAAGGAAGTCCTTGCACAAACACGAACGGCCAGATGACCTTACATCGTTATTATTAGCTGCTAAGATCTGCAGTGAGAATACCTGTCTTGCCGGTGAGGGAGTCGGCCATGCGCAGAGGGCAATCAAGAATGCTCATGGTCCAAATGAACATTTAAAGGGTGTTGCTCTTCGCATGTTGGGACTTTGTCTTGGAAAGCAAGCTAAAGTTGCTTCCTCTGACTTCGAGAGGTCTCGGTTTCAGTCCAAAGCTCTGGAGTCATTGGAGGAGGGAACTAGATTGGAGAAAAATAATTCTGATCTGATTTTTGAGTTGGCGGTTCAGTACGCTGAACACCGTAATCTGACCTCTGCTTTGCGGTCTGCGCGTCATTTCTTCAACGAAACTGGCGGCTCAGTAGTGAAAGCTTGGATATTGCTTGCTCTGATTTTGTCGGCACAACAAAGATTTCCAGAAGCTGAAGTGGTGACAGATGCTGCTTTAGATCAGACTGTGAGATGGGAGCAGGGGCCTCTGCTTAAGCTTAAAGCGAAGCTGAAGATCTCCCAATCAAAACCGATGGATGCTATCGAAACCTATCGCTACCTTCTTGCATTGGTTCAAGCCCAGAGGAAATCCTTTGGGTCTTTCCAAATTAGTTCGAAG GTTGAAGATGATAAAGTTAATGAATTTGATATTTGGCATGGTCTTGCAAATTTATATGCTAGCCTTTCTCGTTGGAAGGATGCTGAAATCTGTTTGCAAAAGGCTAGAGAGTTGAAGGAGTACTCTGTAGAAATTTTGCGTACTGAAG GTATTTTGTTTGAAGGACACGGGCAAAATCAAGAAGCTCTCAACGCTGCTATTAATGCTATACTACTTGAACCAAACCATGTTCCAAGCAAAATCTTAATGAGTGCTTTGATTCATAAAATAGGCTCAAAAGCTTTGCCTGCTGCTGCGAGAAGCATGCTGTCTGATGCGCTTAGAATAGAACCGACCAATCCTATGGCTTGGTATTACTTGGGATTAATTCACAAGCACGATGGCCGAATGGGTGATGCTGCGGACTGCTTCCAGGCAGCTTCCATGCTGGAAGAATTTGATCCGATCGAAAGTTTCAGCACCATACTTTGA